One Streptomyces drozdowiczii DNA segment encodes these proteins:
- a CDS encoding amino acid ABC transporter permease — MTDIKKTGPADEPPASSATAAAPAPEAIRAIPVRHYGRYVAALVAIAVLASLVYAFSQGKINWGAIPDYFFDDRIIDGVGQTLLLTALSMLIGVVGGVLLAVMRLSKNPVTSSIAWFYIWFFRGTPVLVQLFVWFNLGLVFEYINLGPIYKDYWSSFMTPLLTALLGLGLNEAAYMAEICRAGLLSVDEGQTEASHALGMSHAKTLRRVVIPQAMRVIVPPTGNEVINMLKTTSLVAAVQFYELFKNAQDIGQASGAPVEMYFLAAAWYLIMTSVLSVGQYYLERYYARGSSRSLPPTPFQKLRATVLSVGRPKGGIA, encoded by the coding sequence GTGACTGACATCAAGAAGACGGGACCGGCCGACGAGCCGCCCGCATCCTCCGCCACGGCGGCGGCACCCGCACCGGAGGCCATCCGGGCCATCCCGGTCCGGCACTACGGCCGGTACGTCGCGGCGCTGGTCGCCATCGCCGTACTCGCGTCCCTCGTCTACGCCTTCAGCCAGGGCAAGATCAACTGGGGTGCGATCCCGGACTACTTCTTCGACGACCGCATCATCGACGGTGTGGGCCAGACCCTGCTGCTCACCGCCCTGTCGATGCTGATCGGCGTGGTCGGCGGCGTCCTGCTCGCCGTCATGCGGCTGTCGAAGAACCCGGTGACCTCGTCCATCGCGTGGTTCTACATCTGGTTCTTCCGGGGCACGCCCGTCCTGGTGCAGCTGTTCGTGTGGTTCAACCTTGGGCTGGTCTTCGAGTACATCAACCTCGGGCCGATCTACAAGGACTACTGGTCCAGCTTCATGACGCCGCTGCTCACGGCGCTGCTCGGGCTCGGCCTCAACGAGGCCGCGTACATGGCGGAGATCTGCCGGGCCGGTCTGCTCTCGGTGGACGAGGGCCAGACCGAGGCGTCGCACGCGCTGGGCATGAGCCACGCCAAGACCCTCCGGCGCGTCGTGATCCCGCAGGCCATGCGGGTGATCGTGCCGCCCACGGGCAACGAGGTCATCAACATGCTGAAGACGACCTCGCTGGTGGCGGCGGTGCAGTTCTACGAACTCTTCAAGAACGCCCAGGACATCGGGCAGGCGTCCGGGGCGCCGGTGGAGATGTACTTCCTCGCCGCCGCCTGGTATCTGATCATGACCTCGGTGCTGAGCGTCGGGCAGTACTACCTGGAGCGGTACTACGCGCGTGGATCGAGCCGCAGCCTGCCGCCGACCCCGTTCCAGAAACTGAGGGCCACCGTGCTCTCGGTGGGCCGCCCGAAGGGAGGCATCGCATGA
- a CDS encoding ABC transporter substrate-binding protein, with translation MTARSTRRTTATTRIAAVGAIAVAGTMLLTACGDQTKNNDSGSTKASTGASAGTSSPADLLPADIKSKGVIRVGSDIAYPPVEFKDKSGKTVGIDPDLGAALGKVLGVEFKFENGTFDTLVTGLRAKRYDIAMSAMTDSKERQEGIDPETKKKVGEGVDFVDYFTAGVSIYTKKGDDQGIKTWADLCGKKIAVQRNTVSHDLAKDESKKCAGGKKIAIEPYDTDLEAQTRIRSGGADAGSSDFPVAAYAVKTSGGGKDFQIVGDQVEAAPYGIAVAKGNDKLTQAIKAAMDEIIKNGEYDKIIAKWGVEAGAVTEAKVNGGS, from the coding sequence ATGACCGCACGCTCCACCCGTCGTACGACCGCGACCACCCGCATCGCCGCGGTCGGCGCCATCGCGGTCGCCGGCACCATGCTGCTGACCGCCTGCGGCGACCAGACGAAGAACAACGACTCCGGGTCGACCAAGGCGAGCACCGGCGCCTCCGCCGGTACGTCCTCCCCCGCCGACCTGCTCCCCGCGGACATCAAGTCCAAGGGCGTCATCCGCGTCGGCTCCGACATCGCCTACCCGCCGGTCGAGTTCAAGGACAAGTCCGGCAAGACCGTGGGTATCGACCCCGACCTCGGCGCCGCGCTCGGCAAGGTGCTGGGCGTCGAGTTCAAGTTCGAGAACGGCACGTTCGACACCCTGGTCACCGGCCTGCGCGCCAAGCGCTACGACATCGCGATGTCGGCGATGACGGACAGCAAGGAGCGCCAGGAGGGCATCGACCCGGAGACGAAGAAGAAGGTCGGCGAGGGCGTCGACTTCGTCGACTACTTCACCGCCGGTGTCTCGATCTACACCAAGAAGGGCGACGACCAGGGCATCAAGACCTGGGCCGACCTCTGCGGCAAGAAGATCGCCGTCCAGCGCAACACCGTCTCGCACGACCTGGCCAAGGACGAGTCCAAGAAGTGCGCCGGCGGCAAGAAGATCGCCATCGAGCCGTACGACACGGACCTGGAGGCCCAGACCCGTATCCGCTCGGGCGGCGCCGACGCCGGCTCCTCCGACTTCCCGGTCGCCGCGTACGCGGTGAAGACCTCGGGCGGCGGCAAGGACTTCCAGATCGTCGGCGACCAGGTCGAGGCGGCCCCGTACGGCATCGCCGTCGCCAAGGGCAACGACAAGCTGACCCAGGCCATCAAGGCGGCCATGGACGAGATCATCAAGAACGGCGAGTACGACAAGATCATCGCCAAGTGGGGCGTCGAGGCCGGTGCGGTCACCGAGGCCAAGGTGAACGGCGGGTCCTGA